In a single window of the Drosophila albomicans strain 15112-1751.03 chromosome 3, ASM965048v2, whole genome shotgun sequence genome:
- the LOC117571875 gene encoding carboxypeptidase N subunit 2, producing MSLLTWPILWLICCVVATATQSCEKDGELRFMCRELSSLNDLLNIKNVTIDHIYTLNISNKQTELSIGAPNSGINLEQLMILDLSQVPRLVLLSGGFSNLPELLYLNISGCAVEQLLSSHFAANSVLKLLDASHNELNALTKDFFVNLPDLILANFTHNALSHVELPHMLHLRELHLGNNDLASLSLGDCPHLQQLILNDNQLTQLDATLLRGFPELLELELSGNSITEIGKDTFQPLMHLRILNLSMNALSALRVQVFGSSVVKKFTLQQLDLSQNNIRLLFDNQFRLLGGLQMLDLSGNSIVSLNSLHFAGLQSLRKLYLQSNDVIEIKENTFSALEDLDTLDLSHNSIEYLGEHVFGSKTLPRFRKLNLNANNLKHLHIMAFSSLPFLEYLSLGNNELRHLHERIFAPLRQLQKLHLGHNQFTELSNNILESLNNITDLLIDNNQLTFLPELNGMLPHLQRVAIEGNPWQCACFAELEHWLHSRQVKYLRDNTGFYNGEKPLCVVTTVENCVRNVLDDRHQDAMDEFEHHLNGKQSEEESDEAE from the exons ATGTCGCTCTTAACTTGGCCAATTCTATGGCTCATCTGCTGTGTTGTCGCGACTGCAACGCAATCCTGTGAGAAAGATGGAGAGCTTAGATTCATGTGCCGCGAATTGAGCAGCCTGAACGATCTATtgaacataaaaaatgtaacCATCGATCACATTTATACACTCAACATCAGCAATAAGCAAACCGAGCTCAGCATTGGAGCACCCAACAGTGGAATAAACTTGGAACAATTGATGATCTTGGATCTGTCCCAAGTGCCACGCTTAGTGCTTCTTAGTGGCGGCTTCTCCAATCTCCCCGAACTACTCTATCTCAACATCAGTGGCTGTGCCGTGGAACAACTGCTGAGCTCGCATTTTGCAGCCAATTCGGTGCTTAAACTGCTCGACGCCAGTCACAATGAGCTCAATGCTCTGACAAAGGATTTCTTTGTCAATCTTCCAGATTTGATTCTTGCTAATTTCACTCACAATGCTCTGAGTCATGTGGAGTTGCCGCACATGCTACATCTGAGAGAGCTTCACCTTGGCAACAATGACTTGGCAAGTTTGAGCCTGGGCGATTGTCCGCACTTGCAGCAACTCATCCTCAACGACAATCAACTCACTCAG TTGGATGCAACTTTGCTGCGAGGATTTCCCGAATTGTTGGAGCTGGAGCTCAGCGGGAATTCGATAACTGAGATTGGCAAGGACACTTTCCAGCCATTGATGCATCTGCGCATACTAAATCTCTCGATGAATGCTTTGAGTGCACTTCGTGTCCAAGTCTTTGGCTCATCAGTTGTGAAGAAATTTACACTGCAACAATTGGATCTCTCACAGAATAACATACGTCTGCTCTTCGACAATCAATTTCGATTGTTGGGTGGTCTCCAGATGCTGGATTTATCCGGCAATAGCATCGTCAGTCTAAACAGTCTTCACTTTGCAGGGTTGCAATCCCTAcgcaaattgtatttgcagTCGAACGATGTAAtcgaaataaaagaaaacacctTCTCAGCTCTTGAGGATCTGGATACGCTCGACTTGTCGCACAACAGCATCGAATACCTGGGCGAGCATGTCTTTGGCAGTAAGACGCTGCCACGTTTTCGCAAGCTAAACTTAAACGCCAACAATCTGAAGCATCTGCACATCATGGCCTTCTCTTCGCTGCCCTTCTTGGAGTATCTCTCGCTGGGCAACAATGAATTGCGTCACCTGCACGAGCGCATCTTTGCTCCCTTGCGACAACTGCAAAAGCTGCATTTGGGACACAATCAATTCACGGAGCTAAGCAATAATATTCTGGAGAGTCTAAACAACATCACAGATCTTCTCATTGATAACAATCAGTTGACTTTCCTGCCCGAATTGAATGGAATGCTGCCCCATTTGCAACGTGTGGCCATTGAGGGAAATCCCTGGCAATGTGCCTGCTTTGCTGAACTGGAGCATTGGCTGCACTCCAGACAGGTGAAGTATCTGCGTGATAACACCGGGTTCTATAACGGGGAGAAGCCACTTTGCGTGGTCACAACTGTTGAGAATTGCGTGCGAAATGTGCTCGACGATCGACATCAAGATGCTATGGATGAGTTTGAACATCATCTGAATGGCAAACAATCTGAGGAGGAAAGTGACGAAGCAGAATGA
- the LOC117571876 gene encoding chondroadherin-like, translating to MSSLFNSTCLCLICCVVIAATQNCEIEGDWYSDLKCQEVSSLQEITRVKSLSSILQLNLVINNNHTELIIGAANFTLPTLMGIDLHVPHLELRNGAFANFPDLGWITMNDCGLEQLEKSYFSIHRRMLQIRVSHNKLKFISKGVFENLFQLVYVYLDHNDLTHLELPHMTYLRDLYLGHNKLDDFNCDCPHLLLLYLNDNQLTHVDSTSFQQLPELLELQLSGNLITDIGKNTFQSLTKLRTLNLSRNALTSLPADVFGSSIEQQFTLQQLDLSHNNINVLFENQFELLGGLQLLDLSGNKIAVLKSAHFAGLISLRHLYLGSNDNMELRGHTFETLKQLETLDLSHIGLDILGPHLFGYKQEETESIYYYLRMAHMRKLNLNGNKLQHLHLRTFAKLSSLKELYLSNNALRFLSASVLDPIQNLRKLDVSYNQLAEISSEVLNRLNNITDLHIDNNQLTFLPNLNGTLPHLQSVAIKGNPWQCVCLMELKDWLTSRQVNYEDGSNVKCVETTFDYCVQNVKDDRRNDAENELEFWRTTG from the exons ATGTCGTCGCTTTTTAATTCGACTTGTCTATGCCTCATCTGCTGTGTTGTCATTGCTGCCACACAAAATTGTGAGATAGAAGGAGACTGGTACTCCGATTTAAAGTGCCAGGAAGTGAGCAGTCTACAGGAAATAACTAGAGTGAAATCTTTATCCTCAATACTCCAACTAAATCTCGTCATCAATAACAACCATACAGAGCTAATCATTGGAGCAGCCAACTTTACTCTTCCCACTTTGATGGGTATCGATCTGCATGTGCCACACTTAGAGCTTCGCAATGGCGCCTTCGCCAATTTTCCTGATCTAGGGTGGATCACTATGAATGACTGTGGCTTGGAGCAACTGGAGAAGTCGTATTTTTCCATTCATCGGAGGATGCTCCAGATCAGAGTCAGCCACAATAAGCTCAAATTTATCTCAAAAGGTGTTTTTGAGAATCTTTTCCAATTGGTTTATGTTTATTTGGATCATAATGATCTGACTCATCTGGAGTTGCCGCACATGACTTACCTGAGAGATCTTTACCTTGGACATAATAAATTAGACGATTTTAACTGTGATTGTCCACACTTACTACTACTCTACCTCAACGACAATCAACTCACTCAC GTGGATTCCACTTCATTCCAACAATTACCCGAATTATTGGAGCTGCAGCTGAGCGGAAATTTGATAACTGATATTGGCAAGAATACTTTCCAGTCGTTGACAAAACTGCGCACTCTAAATCTATCGAGGAATGCATTGACTTCACTTCCGGCAGATGTCTTTGGCTCATCAATTGAGCAGCAATTCACATTGCAACAATTGGATCTCTCTCATAACAACATTAATGTGCTCTTCGAAAACCAATTCGAATTGCTAGGTGGACTCCAGTTGCTGGATTTATCCGGCAATAAAATTGCCGTTTTGAAGAGTGCTCACTTCGCAGGTCTGATTTCGTTACGCCATTTGTATTTGGGGTCAAACGACAACATGGAGCTAAGGGGACACACCTTTGAAACACTCAAGCAACTGGAGACGCTCGACTTGTCACACATTGGTCTCGATATTCTGGGTCCACATCTCTTTGGCTACAAACAGGAGGAGACAGAAAGTATCTATTATTACTTGCGAATGGCTCACATGCGTAAGCTTAATCTAAACGGCAATAAACTCCAACATCTGCACCTTAGAACCTTCGCTAAGTTATCCTCTTTGAAAGAACTCTATCTGAGCAACAATGCATTGCGGTTTCTTTCCGCAAGCGTGCTTGATCCAATACAAAATTTGAGGAAGCTGGACGTGAGTTACAATCAATTGGCAGAGATAAGCAGCGAAGTTCTGAATAGGCTGAACAACATCACGGATCTGCATATTGACAACAATCAGCTGACTTTTCTACCCAATCTTAATGGAACGCTGCCCCATTTGCAAAGTGTGGCCATCAAAGGCAATCCCTGGCAATGTGTTTGCTTGATGGAATTAAAGGATTGGTTGACTTCCCGCCAGGTAAACTATGAAGACGGCAGCAATGTGAAATGCGTGGAGACAACCTTTGATTACTGTGTGCAAAATGTGAAGGATGATCGACGTAACGATGCTGAGAATGAGCTTGAGTTTTGGCGAACAACCGGATGA